The DNA segment CACATGTTCAGGATCAGTCCATTTAAGCTCAATGCCTAGCGGCTCAGCCCGGGTTTGCAGCACGGCCCAAGTTTGCGGTAACACCTTGTGATCAACGAGGAAGAACTTGGCGTTTGGCCGAGAACGGACGCCAAAACTTAAGCCCATTGCTTCAGCGGCTGCAGTAGCCTCGTCTAGTAGCGAGGCGTTCGCGATTGGCAAGCCGGTGAGTTCGCTGATAAGCGTCTGAAAATTTAATAACGCCTCAAGGCGCCCTTGCGCGATTTCGGCCTGGTAAGGAGTATAGGCAGTGTACCAGGCAGGATTCTCAAATACGTGACGCTGGATCAATGCTGGCATTGCGGTGCCATGATACCCAAGGCCAATCAATGATCGTTGCACCTGGTTCTTTGCAGCGATTCTGCCGAGATCCGCTAAGGCCTCTGTCTCCCCACAACCAGTAGGAAGAATGTCGCGAGGTGGAATCGCATCAAGAATGTCTTTAGGAACTACATCAGAGATGAAATCCTCCATGCACTGATAGCCCAGTACCCGCAGCATTTGATCTTGCTCCACGTCACTTGGACCTAAATGCCGCTGCAGGAAAGGAGAGGTCACAGATTGCAGGGGCGAAAGCTGTCGATCGTAAATAAAGCTGACTGCTTTTTGATGTCAGTTCGCGTTTATTCTGGCGGAATAGGTTGAAGAATCTAACAAGTTCTCCAGCTGGGTCGGATTACTTGGGCGCACCAAGAGCAGCCATCCCTCGCCATGGGGGTCATTCTGAAGTTCTTCAGGGCTGACTAATACAGCTTCATTCCGCTGGACTACCTCCCCATCAACTGGAGCATACATTTCCTCGACGGCTTTTACCGATTCCACAGAACCGAAGCTAGAGCCCCTATCAAGAGTAGAGCCAACTTGAGGTAGATCAACAAAAACAATGTCACCGAGCTGATCAACAGCGAAAGCACTGATACCAACCTTCATCAGCTCCCCATCAAAATGAGCGTACTCATGGCTATCGGCGAAGCGATAAGAGGCGGGAAATTCAAACGCCATTAATCTAAATAAAAGTGAATTTAGATGCTTTCAATTTGTAGGAGATTAATCAGACCTGCTCCATCAAGCGCGGTTAGGGCTTCACCCAGAGCCAAGCGTATATGGCTGCGGTGGGTACCTCCCTGTACAAATAGGTTAAATGGTTCTCTTAACGGCGCATCTGCTGAGAATTCGCTAGTCGATCCATTAATAAATGTGCCACCTGCCATCACCAAATCGCTAGCGTAACCGGGCATTGCAGCTGGGATAGGATTGAGGTATGACCCCACTGGGGAGCAGGCCTGGAACGCCCGGCACACTTCTTGCAAAGCTTCTGGACTACCCAGACAGACAGCCTGAATGAGATCGCTTCGTGCGGTATTTGGCCGAGGTTGTACAGAGAAACCTAGCCGTTCAAACACGCCAGCTACAAGATTTGCACCAATTAAAGACTCAGTCACCATTTGAGGTGCCAAGAACAATCCCTGCAAGACTAAGCGCTGGAGGTTAAAATTTGCGCCGCCCTCGCGACCAATGCCAGGTGCCGTCAACCGACAGCAAGCCTGCTCAACCAGATCAGCTCTGCCCGCGACGTAACCACCGGTAGGCGTGATCGTACCCCCAAGATTTTTAATCAAAGAACCAGCTACTAAATCGGCCCCCACCTCCGGCGGCTCACAGTCTTGAACCAGCTCGCCATAGCAGTTGTCGACAAAACAAATGCAATCAGGCTGGCGGGTATGAATGAGCTCACAAAGATCACCGATTTCCTTTACTGGCAAGGACGGACGCCAACTGTATCCGCAACTACGCTGAATCAATACCACCCGGCAAGGCGAAGCCAAAGCCCAACTAAGGCCGTTTCGATCGACAGTTCCGTCTGCTGTCAACGCTACTTCGTCGTACTCAACCCCGAAATCAGCTAGCGAGCCTTGGCCACATCCTCTTAAGCCAATTACTTCCTCGAGTGTGTCATAAGGACGCCCCGTAATCGAAAGCAAGCGATCACCAGGTCGCAATACACCAAACAGCGCAGCTGTAATGGCATGGGTGCCACTTACGAACTGCATTCGTACCGCTGCCGCTTCAGCACCGAGAACCCTTGCAAACACACGATCAACTACATCCCGGCTCTGATCGCCATGGCCATATCCAGTGAAGGAGGTGAAATGGTGGGCTCCCACTCGCTCCGCAATAAAAGCCCCAAGAACACGCTGAAATTTTTCTTCGACAGCAGCCGTACGTGCAGCAGCCCACGATGCCTGCTGCTGCACCACAGAGTCAATCAGCTGCTTTGCAATTGCACTAGTCACCAAATCCCCCTTGCTTTTAAACCGTTTTGGGACTCCACGCTGATTCTCTACTCTATGGATAATCAACCGCCGCGAGTCAAAAACTCCTTTAGATTTCCGTTATCAACGGCACCATCCGCTCCCTGGTTTTCCTTTTTGAGCGGTACCGTCAATTCCAGGAGATTCCGATTGGTTCCCTCGCAAACAGCTGGCAACCGCGACCTTCGTCTACGGGCGGCGGTAACCGCTCCCCGCGAGCCGCTCCCCGCACGTCAGCGGCGCGTGAAAACGGGGACAGCCGGTTTCATGCTGGTTAATCATATTTTGGCAACCGTGGCGCTACTGCCCCAGTTCTGGAGCTGGCAAGCCATCGTCGCCTTCGGCATTCTCTACTGGATGACGGTTCTCGGCGTTACCCTCGGTTTGCACCGTTTAGTCGCTCACCGCAGTCTTGTGGTGCCCGTATGGCTTGAGCGCGTTTTAGTTGTCATGGGAACTTTGGCATGCCAAAGCGGACCTATCGAATGGGTGGGACTTCACCGCCATCACCATCGGTTTTCAGACCAACCAGCTGATCACCACGATGCCGGGCGCGGTTTGTGGTGGAGTCATAGCGAGTGGATGCTACATGATATCCCCGCTCTTAAGGAGTTGGATCGGTATGCTGGAGACCTCCAGTGTGATCCCTTCTATCGTTGGCTTGACCGCTGGTTTTTATTGTTACAAATCCCCTTAGGACTTTGCTTATATTGGTACGGAGAAACTGCTCTTGTGCATGGTGGCGGTCTAGGTCTGGTCCTCTGGGGAATTCCGCTTCGTCTGGTGGTTGTGTACCACGTCACGTGGTTGGTGAATTCTGCAACGCATGCATTCGGTTATCGCAACTTTGACTGCCCGGATCTTTCGCGTAATTGTTGGTGGGTGGCTATCCTATCTTTTGGGGAAGGTTGGCACAATAATCACCATGCGCATCCTGCCAGCGCACGCCATGGTCTTCGCTGGTTCGAATTCGATATGACTTGGCAACACGTTCGTTTTTTAAAGCATCTTGGCCTTGCTAAATGTATACGCGAAGCCAGATATAGGCTCTAACTATTTTGCTCAAGGATACTTAAGACCTTGGTTAGAATCAAATTCCTAACTCTAGTCACTCATTTATATTCAATGCTTCATGCTGATTTAGAGAATCAATAGATTCGTCGTAACTTTACGATAACAGCCGATTTAAAAGGTATAATAATTAAAACATATATTCTGCCAAAGCCGAAAAGTTAACCCTATAAAGTCATCCCTTCGCAGACAACTTTATAGCAAAGATAGCTTTTTCATCGAGAAATTTTATTGAATATAAATCATGAAAGGTGATTGATCGCAATAATACTCAACGTGAACACGGTAGATATTACGTTTGCCGAGCTGGCCGATTGTATCCTACAAGATCTCAGAAGCATTTCTCACTCTATATTCAAGATAAGGACAAGGAAAAATCTACAACTTAAGTTTTAGTCAAAACTGATATTATGATCGTGTGATGCTTGACTTATGTTACCTATTCGTTTTTATTGTTACAAATTTCTAAAGTTGCTCTGATAATACCATTATGATATAGGAGTTTCCAAATATTTATTTTTTAGGAAAAATCCATGAGTTAGGTATTAAAATTTTGTCATGAATGAGATTTCAGCTGAGTGTTACCTTCAAGAGCGATTTCTGTGGCGCTTTTGGTTTAATCGATATAAATTAGTTATGAAAACATTTACTTTCGATCAATCATCCGATTAGGCTGCTGAGTATTTATAATTTAACAAATCTATGAAACTTTCATTTCGTCAGTTTATTTGAATAAGTGGAACCCTATTTAAAAAAATAATGTTAACGTTCACCTTACAAAATTTTTTAACTATACTTCTGCAGGCGATTTTAATCAGATGAGAGATTTGTTTTGCCAGTGGCTTATGCCGTCCGCTATAGCCGCAATTGTCTAATTCCTCTGATCAGTTAGGCTAGGGCCATAGTATCGCTGATCGCACCGTTGTTGTTTTTAGTCGAATTCTCATGACTAAGCGTGTACAAATCGTTTTGAGCGAGGACATTCTGAGTCTCGGCAGGACTGGAGATCTGGTGGATGTTGCCCCCGGTTATGCCCGCAACTTCTTACTGCCTTTCGGCAAGGCTACTCCGGTCACTCCTGCAGTGATGAAACAGGTGGAGCATCGCCGTGCCAAGGAGATAGAGCGTCAAGTCACCATCAAGCAAGAAGCCTTGGACTTCAAGATAGCTCTCAACACCATTGGCCGCTTCACCGTAAAAAAGCAAACCGGTGAAGATAATGTGTTGTTTGGCACGGTCACCAACGGCGACGTAGCCCAGGTAATCGAAAAGTCCACCAAGAAGGAAATTGATCGTCGAAATATTCTGGTTCCTGAGATCCATCGTACCGGTAAGTACACTGTACAAATCAAACTGCACAGTGAAGTAACCGCAGAGATCAATCTCGAAGTTGTGAGCTACTGATTTGCAGCACAACGATTTGATTCAGTCAGAGTGTGAAACCGAATAGCTATACC comes from the Synechococcus sp. M16CYN genome and includes:
- the gcvH gene encoding glycine cleavage system protein GcvH yields the protein MAFEFPASYRFADSHEYAHFDGELMKVGISAFAVDQLGDIVFVDLPQVGSTLDRGSSFGSVESVKAVEEMYAPVDGEVVQRNEAVLVSPEELQNDPHGEGWLLLVRPSNPTQLENLLDSSTYSARINAN
- a CDS encoding methionine gamma-lyase family protein, whose product is MTSAIAKQLIDSVVQQQASWAAARTAAVEEKFQRVLGAFIAERVGAHHFTSFTGYGHGDQSRDVVDRVFARVLGAEAAAVRMQFVSGTHAITAALFGVLRPGDRLLSITGRPYDTLEEVIGLRGCGQGSLADFGVEYDEVALTADGTVDRNGLSWALASPCRVVLIQRSCGYSWRPSLPVKEIGDLCELIHTRQPDCICFVDNCYGELVQDCEPPEVGADLVAGSLIKNLGGTITPTGGYVAGRADLVEQACCRLTAPGIGREGGANFNLQRLVLQGLFLAPQMVTESLIGANLVAGVFERLGFSVQPRPNTARSDLIQAVCLGSPEALQEVCRAFQACSPVGSYLNPIPAAMPGYASDLVMAGGTFINGSTSEFSADAPLREPFNLFVQGGTHRSHIRLALGEALTALDGAGLINLLQIESI
- a CDS encoding fatty acid desaturase — translated: MVPSQTAGNRDLRLRAAVTAPREPLPARQRRVKTGTAGFMLVNHILATVALLPQFWSWQAIVAFGILYWMTVLGVTLGLHRLVAHRSLVVPVWLERVLVVMGTLACQSGPIEWVGLHRHHHRFSDQPADHHDAGRGLWWSHSEWMLHDIPALKELDRYAGDLQCDPFYRWLDRWFLLLQIPLGLCLYWYGETALVHGGGLGLVLWGIPLRLVVVYHVTWLVNSATHAFGYRNFDCPDLSRNCWWVAILSFGEGWHNNHHAHPASARHGLRWFEFDMTWQHVRFLKHLGLAKCIREARYRL
- the rplI gene encoding 50S ribosomal protein L9 codes for the protein MTKRVQIVLSEDILSLGRTGDLVDVAPGYARNFLLPFGKATPVTPAVMKQVEHRRAKEIERQVTIKQEALDFKIALNTIGRFTVKKQTGEDNVLFGTVTNGDVAQVIEKSTKKEIDRRNILVPEIHRTGKYTVQIKLHSEVTAEINLEVVSY